Below is a window of Aeromonas veronii DNA.
CGCAGCAGCTGGAGCTGCCGCTGCTGGATGGCAAGCTGGATCTGGTCAGCCTCTTCATGCTGCTGGCCAAACAGAACATCAACTCGGTTCTGGTCGAGGCGGGCCCGCGGCTGTGCGGCGCCCTGCTGGATAAGGGATTGGTGGATGAGCTGGTGCTCTATCAGGCGCCCAAACTGATGGGGGATGAGGGGCGCGGCCTGTTCCATCTGCCGGGCCTGACCCGGCTGTTCCAGGCCCCCAAGCTCAACATCAAGGATGTGCGCATGGTCGGCCAGGATATTCGCATTACCGCCAAAATAGCCTGATTTATCAATATTTAAGGGGGCATTATCTGCCCCCGTCATCAGCAAGGTGATCTGCATGTTTACCGGAATTATCGAAGCGGTGGGAACCCTGGCCGAACTGCGCCGTCAGGGCGACGACATGGCCCTCACCGTCCATGCACCAGGCCTGGATTTTAGCGACGTCAAACTGGGCGACTCCATCGCCACCAACGGTGTCTGCCTCACCGTCGTGGCGCTGGGCGACAAGAGCTATACCGCCGATGTGTCGCTGGAAACCCTCTCCCGTACCGGTTTTGCCGCGGCCAAAGTGGGTGATCGGGTCAACCTCGAGAAGGCGCTGATGCCTACCTCCCGCCTCGGCGGCCATCTGGTCTCCGGCCACGTGGACGGGGTAGGTGAAGTGAAAAGCGTCTCCAGCAGCGGCCGCGCCATCGAGTACTGGATCAAGGCGCCGGGGGAGCTCTCCCGCTACATCGCCGAGAAGGGCTCCATTGCGGTGGATGGCATCAGCCTCACCGTCAACGCCGTGCAGGGCGACCTTTTCCGCCTGACGATCGTGCCCCACACCGCGCAGGAGACCACCATCGCCAGCTGGAGGCCGGGTCACAAGGTCAACCTGGAGGTGGATCAGATCGCCCGTTATCTGGAGCGGTTGATGATGGGCAAGCCCCAGGAGAGCAGTGCCTCGACCCTGACCATGGAGACGCTGGCCAAGGCCGGTTTTCTCTAATGGTGTGCGCTAAATCCGGCCACCAAAACGATTTTCTGTGATCCCGCTCTGATTGAAATGGGGCCGTTCGCCCCAATCTAGAGCAATATACACTCGCATTTGCGTTGAGCCTGCTGGCTCGACCCCCAAGCACACTGATGGAGTAGCCCATGGCGCTGAGCACAACCCAGGAAATCATTGCCGATATCAAGGCGGGCAAGATGGTGATCCTGATGGATGACGAAGACAGGGAGAACGAAGGTGACCTCATCATGGCCGCCTCCTGCGTCCGTCCGGAGGATATCAACTTCATGGCCCGCTACGGCCGTGGCCTCATCTGCCTGACGCTGACCCGGGATCGCTGCAAGCAGCTGGCGCTGCCGCTGATGGTGGATCGCAACAATGCCCAGTTCTCCACCGCCTTCACCGTGACCATCGAAGCGGCCGAAGGGGTGACGACCGGTATCTCCGCCGCCGATCGCGCGGTGACCGTGCAGGCGGCGGTGGCGCCCAATGCCAAGGCGGCCGATCTGGTGCAGCCGGGCCATATCTTCCCGCTGATGGCGCAGGATGGCGGCGTGCTGACCCGTGCCGGTCACACCGAGGCGGGCTGCGATCTGGCCCGTCTGGCCGGTTACGAGGCGGCTTCCGTCATCGTCGAGATCCTCAACGAGGATGGCTCCATGGCGCGCCGTCCGGATTTAGAGATCTTCGCCGAACAGCACGGCATCAAGCTTGGTACCATTGCCGACCTTATCGAGTACCGCAACCAGCACGAGACCACGGTCGAGAAGGTGGCCGAGTGCAAGCTGCCCACCGAGTTTGGCGAGTTTGACCTCATCACCTTCCGCGACACCATCGACAATCAGGTTCACTTCGCCCTGAAAAAGGGTGAGGTTCAGGCCGATCAGCCGACGCTGGTGCGCGTCCATCTGCACGATGTGCTGAGCGATTTGCTGCTGACCGACCGCCACGCTGCCCGCAGCTGGCCGCTGCCCAAATCCATGGCGCGCATCGCCAGCGAAGGCGGGGTGCTGGTGATTTTGGGGGCGGAATCCCATGGCGAGGAGCTGCTGGCCCGGGTCAAGGGCTTTGAAGCCGCCGACAAGGGGCTGGCGCCGGAAGGGGCCAAGTGGCAGGGCACCTCACGCCGGGTTGGCGTGGGCTCCCAGATCCTTAAGGCGCTCGGCGTGAGCAAGATGCGTCTGCTGAGCTCGCCGAAGAAGTACCATGCCCTCGGCGGTTTCGGGCTGGAAGTGGTTGAGTACGTCGGCGAGTAAAGTTCCACCAGAGAAGTTCCATCCCCTCCCGGGTGGTTTCGGGCTGGAAGTCGTGGAATACGTCGGCGAGTAAAGGACTCAAGGTTCTACCAGAGAAGTACCATCCCCTTCCGGGTGGTTTCGGTTTGGAAGTGGTTGAGTACATCGGCGAGTAAAGTTCCACCAGAGAAGTACCATCCCCTTCCGGGCGGTTTCGGTCTGGAAGTAGTGGAATACATCGGCGAGTACGCGCGCCGGACTGGTTAAATCGTGATCATGGCTGTCTATTGCGGCCATGGTTTTTGTCGTGGGTCTGTTGTGCTAGAATGTGCGCACTTTTGACTCCGGCCCTTTTGATTGCACAGATACAGGATTTCCAATGAAGGTTATCGAAGGAAATATCGCCGCTCCTGAGGCGCGCGTTGCTATTGTTGTTGCCCGTTTCAACAGCTTCATCAACGACAGTCTGGTGAACGGCGCGGTGGACGTACTGAAGCGTCAAGGTCAAGTGCAGGACAGCAACCTGACACTGGTAAAAGTGCCGGGCGCGGTTGAAATGCCATTGGTCATCAAGAAGCTGGCCAAGAGTGGTCAATACGACGCCATCGTGGCGGTCGGTACTGTCATCCGTGGCGGCACCTACCACTTCGACCTGGTGGCAAACGAGAACAGCAAGGGCATGGCCCAGGTAATGATGGAATATGAAATTCCCGTTGCCTTCGGTGTGCTGACCACTGAAAACATTGAACAAGCCATCGAGCGTGCAGGTACCAAGGCGGGTAACAAGGGTGCAGAGGCTGCACTGGCAGCGCTCGAAATGATCAACGTCCTGAAAGAACTGGACGTGTAACGAGGAGAAGTACATTGAAACCGTCTGAGCGCCGTAAAGCCCGCCATTGCGCCACCCAGGCCATCTACCAGTGGCAGATGACCAAGGCTAACGTGGGTGACATCGAAGAGCAGTTCAAGATCGATCAGGACACCAAGGGTGTAGACCTGAGCTATTTCCGCGATCTGCTGTTCGGGGTAGCCCTCCACTGCAACGAGCTGGACAAGGTGTTTGCACCTTACCTCTCCCGTCCGCTGGAAGAAGTGGACATGGTGGACAAGGCGATCCTGCGTCTGGCGACCTACGAGCTGACCCGTCGTGATGATGTACCGCCGCGCGTGGTCATCAACGAAGCGATCGAGCTGGCCAAAGCCTTCGCCGCCGATGACAGCCACAAGTTTGTCAACGGTGTACTGGACAAGGTGATCAAGTCGCTGAACAAGCGTTGATCCTGCTGTCCGTCAGCATCTAAGAGAGGAGCCAGCTTATTGCTGGCTTTTTACTGTATGGGTGAATTTGAGCTGATTGATAAGTACTTCAAGGTTCCCCACGCCCGCAAGGACGTGGTGATGGGCCCTGGAGATGACTGTGCCCTGCTGACCCTGCCCCCCGATACCCAGCTGGCGGTGAGCACCGACACTCTGGTGAGCGGCGTACACTTCTTTCCCGACATGGATCCGGTAGATCTCGGCTACAAGGCGCTGGCGGTCAATCTCTCCGATCTCGCCGCCATGGGGGCCGAGCCGCGCTGGGTGTCGCTGGCGCTGACCCTGCCTGCCATCAACGAAGGTTGGGTTGCCGGTTTTGCCGAAGGGTTCCTGGAGCTGGCCGAGTACTACAACGTCGCGCTGGTGGGGGGAGATATGACCCGCGGGCCGCTCTCCATCACCATTTCGGTGAAGGGGTCGGTGCCTGCCGGGCGCGCCCTGATGCGCAGCGGCGCCAAAGCCGGTGACGGCATCTATGTCACCGGCACTCTGGGGGATGCCGCGCTGGCGCTCTCCCACCTGCTGGGCAAACGCACCCTCAACGAGAACCAGCTGGCGGCCGTGCTGCCACGGCTCGACCATCCGCATCCCCGCATTCTGGCGGGTCAGGCGCTGCGCGGGCTGGCGGGCAGTGCGCTGGACCTCTCCGACGGTCTGGCATCGGATCTCGGCCATATCCTCAAAGCGTCCGGCGTGCGGGCCCAGATCGATCTCGATCTGCTGCCGCTCTCGCCGGTGCTGCAGGATGCGGTGAGCGAGCAGGAGGCGTGGCAACTGGCGCTGGCCGGTGGCGATGACTACGAGCTCTGTTTTACCGTACCGGAGGAGCACCGCGGCGCGCTCGATACGGCGCTGGCCCACAGCGGGGTCAAGTTCAGCCGCATCGGCCGTATCGTGGCGGGCGAGCCCGGCATCGACTACCTGCGTGGCGAACAAGTGGTGGCGTTGCAACTGAAAGGGTGGGATCACTTCGCATGAGTTTGTTCAGGATAAAACCCGAGCTGACACGACTGGATCTGAAAAATCCGCTTCATTTTTTAGCGGTGGGGTTTGGTTCCGGTCTCAGCCCCAAGGCGCCGGGCACCATGGGCACCCTGGCGGCCATTCCGCTCTATCTGCTGGTGAGCGGTCTGCCGACCCACTGGTTCATCGCCTTGCTGGCGGCGGGCTTTGTGGTGGGGATCCGCATCTGCCAGAGCGCTACCGATGCCATCGGCATGCCGGATCACGGCGCCATCGTCTGGGACGAGGTGATTGGTTTTGGTGTCACCATGATCGCCGCGCCAGCCGGTTGGGAGTGGGTGGTGGCGGGCTTCGCGCTGTTCCGGTTGTTTGATGTGCTTAAGCCCTGGCCCATCTCCTGGTTTGATCGCCGCATTCATGGCGGATTCGGCATCATGCTGGACGATCTGATCGCCGGCCTGTTCGCCCTGTTTTGTATGCAATTACTGGCGTTCTGGCTCGGCTGAATGCCACCTTCCGGGGGATGACCGTTCTGGCATCCCCCGATTTATCTCTGCTTAATTTTCATTCATCGGCATATGCTGCCGTTTATCATCCATTTCACATAAATATTCACTACTCATTCGGAGCTTGCGATCGTTTTTGAAATAGTGATAAATGCTGCTTGTTGCGCTATTGTTGAAATTAAAGTAATGATACAGATAGATGTACGGATGCACCGGCCATTTATGTGATAAAAATCATCATTTATCTCTACTGAATTGGTTGTTATCTGCACAAAACATTGCGGAATTGTATAACTCAATCATTTACACCCGTGGTCAAACCGTCTAAGTTACTCGCGGGTTATTCCAAAAAAATGCAAAAAACCCGCCCGGATCGCTGGTTTCGCTGCCTCATGGATTGAGCGTTTTTTATTCTATAAACACTCAATATCAACTGCCCAAGGTAACAACCGGCATCTGCGGCTGATTTACGGACGAATTATTTGGGACGGATGTCCCCCGCAGAGGTAAACATGTCCTTGCTCGAAGTAAAGAACTTGCGGATCGAGTACCCCTCCCGCTACGGGGTGCTGGCCGCGGTGAAGGATCTCTCTTTCTCTATCGAAAAGGGTGAGATTGTCGGGGTGGTCGGTGAATCCGGCGCCGGCAAGTCCACCATCGGCAACGCCGTTATCGATCTGCTCAGCCCCCCCGGGCACATTGCCCGTGGCGATATCTATCTCAATGGCGAGCTTATCTCCGGCAAGAGCCAGAACGAGATGCGGGCCATCCGTGGCTCCCGTATCGGGTTCATCTTCCAGGACCCCATGACCTCCCTCAACCCGCTGTTCACCGTTGAGCATCAGCTGGTGGAGACCATTCTGGCCAATACCGACCTCTCTCGCGAGGCTGCTTTTGCCAAGGCGCTGGCGCTGATGGGGGCGGTGGGGATCCCGCAGCCGGAGCTGCGCATCAAGCAGTATCCGCACCAGTTCTCCGGTGGCATGCGTCAGCGGGTGGTGATTGCCATCGCGCTCTCCTGCGATCCGGAGCTGATCATCGCCGATGAGCCGACCACGGCGCTGGACGTCTCCATTCAGGATCAGATCCTCCAGCTTATCCGCACCCTCTGCAAAGAGCGTCAGGTGGGCTGCATGCTGGTGACTCACGACATGGGGGTGGTCTCCAACGTCACCGACAAGGTGGCGGTGATGTATCGCGGTGATCTGGTGGAGTTCGGCACCACCGAGCAGGTGCTGGGCAGCCCCAATCACCCCTATACCCGCAGCCTCATCTCGGCGGTCCCCCGCTCCGACGTGAAGCTGGTGCGCTTCCCGCTGGTCTCCTATATCGAGGATGCCAGTGCGCCGGAAACCAATATCGACCTCAAGACCCACTGGCTCGGCCAGAGTCAGGACGAGCGTGCCTATGAAGGGGCGCTGCTGCGGGTGGAGAACGTCGATCTGAAGTTCGTCACCAAGGACTCCATCTTCCCGAGCCGCCGCCAGTATGTGCGGGCCTGCAACAACATCAGCTTCGAGATCTTCGAAGGGGAGACCTTCGGTCTGGTGGGGGAGTCCGGCTCCGGCAAATCGACCATTGCCCGCGCCATCACCGGCCTCTATCCGCCTGATACCGGCAAGATCTTCTTCGAGGGGATCGATCTGACCGCGCTCAAGAGCGAGCGTGAGCGCCGTCCGCTGCGCCGCCAGATGCAGATGGTGTTCCAGAACCCCTATTCGTCAATGAACCCGCGGATGAAGGTGCGCGACATCATTGCCGAGCCGATCCGCTTCCATCAGCTGGCGAGCAGCGAGAGCCAGATCGAGGGGATCGTCAACGATCTGCTGGATCACGTCGGGCTCGGCCGCGGTGCCGGGGTCAAGTATCCCCACGAGTTCTCCGGCGGCCAGCGCCAGCGCATCTCCATCGCCCGCGCCCTGGCCACGCGCCCGCGTTTTCTCATCTGCGACGAGCCAACCTCGGCGCTGGATGTGTCGGTGCAGGCCCAGATCCTCAACCTGCTCAAGGATCTGCAGCAGGAGCTCAAGCTCACCATGTTGTTCATCAGCCACGATCTGCCGGTGATCCGTCAGATGTGCGACCGCATCGGGGTGATGCAGCACGGTCATCTGGTGGAAGTGGCCGAGACCGAGAAACTCTTTACCAATGCCGAGCATGAGTACAGCCGCAAGCTGATCTCCCTCATGCCGGAGTTCAAGGGAATGTCCCGCGAGGGGCTGGAAATCGCAAGCTAGGATTGGGCCGGTGCGCCGGTCTGCTTGTCAAAAAAAGTGTCATAAAAAAGCCAAAAGCATGGAGAACAAGATGAAAAAAGGATTGTCCAAGATTGCCCTGGCGCTGTTTGCCGCCGGTTTCGCCTTCAGTGTCTCAGCCGCTGATATCAAGGTGGGTGTCGCCTCTGACGCCACGTCGCTGGATCCGCAGGAGCAGCTCTCCGGTCAGACCCTGGAGATGTCGCACCTGGTATTCGATCCCCTGATGCGTTACACCCAGGACCTGCAGTTCGAGCCCCGTCTGGCCGAGAAGTTCGAGCGTGTCGATGACAAGACCGTCCGCTTCCACCTGCGCAAAGGGGTCAAGTTCCACTCCGGTAACGACTTCACCGCTGACGACGTGGTGTGGACCGTCAACCGTCTGAAAGCCTCCGTCGACTTCAAGGCGATCTTCGATCCCATTAGCGAAGTGAAGAAGGTCGATGACTACACCGTGGATCTCGTCACCGCCAAGCCGTTCCCGCTGGTGCTGCAGACCGTCACCTACATCTTCCCGATGGACTCCAAGTTCTACACCGGCAAGACCGAAGCGGGCAAAGACAAGGCCGAGATCGTCAAAAACGGCGACTCCTATGCCTCTACCCACGTCTCCGGTACTGGCCCGTTCACCGTCAAGTTCCGCGAGCAGGGTGTGAAGCTGGATTATGCCCGCAACGCCAACTACTGGGACAAAGCCTCCAAGGGTAACGTCGAGAACCTGACCGTGGTGCCGATCAAGGAAGATGCGACCCGTGTTGCAGCCCTGCTGGGTGGCGACGTGGATATGATCTATCCGGTTGCGCCGAACGATCTGGAGCGAGTGAAGAATGGCAAGGACTCCCAGCTGGTCACCCTGTCCGGTACCCGCGCCATCATCATCGAGCTGAACCAGAACACCAACCCGGCGCTGAAAGACAAGCGCGTGCGTCAGGCGATCAACTACGCCATCAACCAAGTGGGCATCGTCGAGAAGATCAACAAGGGCTTCGGTACCCCTGCTGGCCAGCTGAGCCCGAAAGGCTATGCCGGTCACAACGAGGCGCTGGTGCCCCAGTATGATCTGGCCAAGGCCAAGGAGCTGATGAAGGAGGCCGGTTACGAGAAAGGCTTCAAGATGACCTTCATCTCCCCGGCAGCGCGCTACGTCAACGACGTCAAGATTGCCCAGGCTGTCTCCGCCATGCTGGCCAAGATCAACATCAAGGTGGATCTGAAGACCATGCCGGTGGCCCAGTACTGGCCGGAGTTTGACAAGTGCGCCGCCGACATGCAGCTGATTGGCTGGCACTCCGACACTGAAGATACCGCGAACTTCTTCGAGTTCCTGACCTTCACCAAGGATGCCAAGACCGGTATGGGCCAGTACAACTGCGCCGGTTATGCCAACGCCGAAGCTGACAAGATGGTGATGGATGCCAATGCCGAGACCGATCCGGCCAAGCGTGCCGAGATGCTGAAAAAGGTCGAGGCCATGCTGATCGAAGATGCTGCCTACGTGCCGTTGCACTGGGAAGATCTGGCCTATGGCGCCAAGAAAAACGTCGACATCAAGCCGGTGGTCAACGTGATGAACTTCCCTTACCTGGGTGACCTGGTGGTCAGCAAGTAAGAGAACGTCGCAAGGAAGGACGGGGCGGGGTGGTCAGCTGGCCACTCCGCCCACTAACAGAAGCCTGTGCCACGACACAGGCCACGTAGAAGGACAAGCATGTTTACATTCCTGCTGAAACGGTTCTATCAGGCCGTGATAGTGATGTTCGTCATCAGCCTGGTCGCCTTCTCCATCCAGGATAACCTGGGTGACCCGTTGCGCGAGCTGGTGGGACAATCCGTCTCCGAAGCCCAGCGTCACGAGTTGCGCGAGAAGATGGGCCTTAACGATCCCTTCCTCATCAAATACAGCCGTTTTTTGAAAAATGCGGTGCATGGGGATTTGGGCACCTCCTATTTCTTCAAGCGACCCGCTCTCGAGGTGATCCTCGACAAGCTGGTGGCTACCCTTGAGCTGGTGTTTGCTGCCGCGCTCATCATCGTGGTGGTTTCCATTCCACTCGGTGTCTATTCGGCGATCCGCCCGCGCAGCATTCCCACCAAGATCATCATGGCGGGGAGCAGTATCGGTATCTCGATCCCGGTATTTTTGACCGCCATCATGCTGATGTACCTCTTCTCCATCCAGCTGGGCTGGCTGCCGGCCTATGGCCGCGGCGAGACCCGTAACCTGCTGGGCTGGGAGTCGGGCTTCTTCACCTGGGATGGCATCAAGCACCTGATCCTGCCCGCGGTGTCGCTCTCCTCCATCATGTTGCCGCTGTTTATCCGCTTGGTGCGCTCCGAAATGCTGGAGCAGCTCTCCTCCGAGTACGTCAAGTTCGCCCGCGCCAAGGGGCTGGACAACAACAAGGTCTACTATCAGCACGCCCTCAAAAACACCATGCTGCCGGTCATTACCGTTGGCGGGGTGCAGATCGGTACCATGGTGGCCTACACCATCCTGACCGAGAGCGTGTTCCAGTGGCCGGGCACCGGCTTCCTGTTCCTTGAGGCGATCCACCGGGTCGATACCCCGCTGATCACCGCCTACGTCATCTTCGTGGGGCTGATCTTCGTGGTGACCAATACCCTGGTCGACCTGCTCTATGGGTTGATTAACCCGACCGTTAACCTGACTGCCAAGGGGTAAGCATGAGTAACGCTGTAACTGCAAGCCCAAGCCGTTGGGCACGATTCAAGAACTCTGACATCGTCTACTACTTCCTGCGGGACAAGGTAGCCATGTTCAGCTTTGCGGTGTTCGTGGTATTTGTGCTGGCGGCGCTGCTGGCCCCCTGGCTGGCCCCACACAACGTCTATGACCAGACCAGTTTTGATCTGATGGATGCCGAACTGCCTCCCTCATGGCTGGAAGGGGGCGAAGAGCGCTTCTGGCTCGGTACCGACAACCAGGGACGGGATATCTGGAGTACCATCCTCTATGGCGCCCGCATTTCGCTCTCCATCGGCCTGTTTGCGGTGGCGTTGCAGCTGGTGCTGGGTATCGTCATCGGTCTGATTGCGGGTTACTTCGGTGGTCGCATCGACAACCTGCTGATGCGCTTTGCCGACGTGCAGCTGTCGTTTTCCACCATGATGGTGGCGATCATCATCTCCGCCATCTTTCAGGCAACCTTTGGCTCCGAGTTCTACTCCAAGTTCGCCATCATGATGCTGGTGGTGATCATCGGTATTGCCGAGTGGCCGCAGTACGCCCGTACCGTGCGTGCCTCTGTGCTGGCGGAGAAGAAGAAGGAGTATGTGGAAGCGGCCAAGGTAATGGGGTTCCGTGCCCCGCGCATCATGTTCCGCCACATTTTGCCCAACTGCCTGTCGCCCATTCTGGTGATCTCCACCGTGCAGGTGGCCAACGCCATCATGAGTGAAGCTGCTCTCTCCTTCCTCGGTCTGGGGATGCCGGTTGATCAGCCGTCACTGGGGTCGCTTATCAGCGTCGGCTTCAACTACATCTTCTCCGGCTCCTGGTGGATCACCGCGTTCCCGGGCATCTGTCTGGTGGTGCTGGTGCTGGTCATCAACCTGCTGGGTGACTGGCTGCGGGATGTGTTTAACCCCAAGATCTACAAAGGGTAATCCGGGTTAGAAACGCAAAAATAAAAAGGGCGCCAATGAGGCGCCCTTCTTTTGCTTGATAGCTTTAAGGGTTATCAGGCTTGTAGCCAGGTTTCGATGCTGCGCTGGATGCCTGCATCGTCCAGACCGAGCAGGGCATAGATCTCTTGCTGGGTGCCCTGTTCCACGAAGCGATCCGGCAGGCCGAGGTTGAGCACAGGTTTGCACTGTTTATTGAGCATCAGCAGCTCGTTCACCGCCGAACCGGCGCCGCCCATGATGGCGTTGTCTTCGATGGTGACGAAGTGATTGTGGCTGGCCGCCAGCGACAGCACCAGTGCCTCATCCATCGGTTTGACGAAGCGCATGTCCACCAGAGTGGCATCCAGTGCCTCTGCGGCCGCTTTCGCGTGGTGCAGCAGAGTACCAAACGCCAGAATAGCGGTGCCTTTGCCCTCTCGAATGATGCGTCCCTTGCCAAGCGCCAGTGCCTGCATCTCTGATGAGATGGGCGCATCGCTCAGGCTGCTGCCGCGCGGGTAACGCACTGCGGCAGGGCCCTGATGGAGATAGCCGGTATAGAGCATCTGGCGGCACTCGTTCTCGTCAGATGGCGTCATCACCACCATGTTGGGCACGGTGCGCAGGAAGCTGATATCGAACGCCCCCTGATGGGTCGGGCCGTCGGCACCCACCAGACCGGCCCGATCGATGGCGAACAGCACCGGCAAGTCTTGCAGCGCCACGTCGTGAATCACCTGATCGTAGGCACGCTGCAGGAAGCTCGAATAGATGGCCACCACCGGCTTCTTGTCGGCGATGGCGAGACCCGCGGCGAAAGTGACCGCATGCTGCTCGGCAATGGCCACATCGAAGTAGCGATCCGGATATTGTTGGCTGAATTTCACCAGCCCCGAGCCTTCGCGCATGGCGGGGGTGATGCCGACCAGCTTCTCGTCTTTGGCCGCCATGTCGCACAGCCACTGGCCGAAGATGGCGGAGAAGGTTGGTTTGGCACTGCTCGCCTTGGGCAGGGAGCAATCGTCAGGATTGAACTTGGGCACAGCGTGATAACCAATGGGGTCTTTCTCCGCCGGCTCGTAGCCCTTGCCCTTCTTGGTTTTGACGTGCAGCAGTTGCGGGCCCTTGAGGTTGCGCATGTTGCGCAGGGTCTCGACCAGTGCCTCGATATCGTGACCGTCGATGGGGCCGATATAGTTGAAGCCGAACTCCTCGAACAGGGTACCGGGCACAACCATCCCCTTGAGGTGCTCTTCGGCCCGCTTGGCCAGCTCC
It encodes the following:
- the dxs gene encoding 1-deoxy-D-xylulose-5-phosphate synthase, which encodes MSVDISNFPNLALADTPVELRSLPKDRLPVLCNELREYLLRSVSRSSGHFASGLGTVELTVALHYVYNTPFDRLIWDVGHQAYPHKILTGRRDQIHTIRQKDGLHPFPWRGESEYDVLSVGHSSTSIGAALGMAVAAESEGLGRKVVAVIGDGAITAGMAFEALNHAGDVHKDMLVILNDNEMSISENVGALNNHLARVMSGKLYTTIREGGKKVLAGLPPVKELAKRAEEHLKGMVVPGTLFEEFGFNYIGPIDGHDIEALVETLRNMRNLKGPQLLHVKTKKGKGYEPAEKDPIGYHAVPKFNPDDCSLPKASSAKPTFSAIFGQWLCDMAAKDEKLVGITPAMREGSGLVKFSQQYPDRYFDVAIAEQHAVTFAAGLAIADKKPVVAIYSSFLQRAYDQVIHDVALQDLPVLFAIDRAGLVGADGPTHQGAFDISFLRTVPNMVVMTPSDENECRQMLYTGYLHQGPAAVRYPRGSSLSDAPISSEMQALALGKGRIIREGKGTAILAFGTLLHHAKAAAEALDATLVDMRFVKPMDEALVLSLAASHNHFVTIEDNAIMGGAGSAVNELLMLNKQCKPVLNLGLPDRFVEQGTQQEIYALLGLDDAGIQRSIETWLQA